A genome region from Lactobacillus sp. ESL0791 includes the following:
- a CDS encoding C39 family peptidase, with protein MNKKKDTNKKIIYLIGGVIFLSLIFIGLNSRQVKDWHAEFRVTVTQPKMKLNVPLEKQYPELPNGCEVTSLSMLLDYYRMSPGKMTLAQKIAHVSSFTDNGQYRGNPHQGFVGYMSQANAGWCVYHEPLFAVARNYTNRIQDASGTDFIRLLYLVSKGHPVMIITNTTFAPVNNLQTWNTAQGPVKVTPSSHACVLTGYNHQTGTVYVNDPFGKKNKPLSWQKLEASYNQRGKQALYIK; from the coding sequence ATGAACAAGAAAAAAGACACAAATAAAAAAATAATTTATCTTATTGGTGGAGTAATCTTTTTGAGCCTAATATTCATTGGTTTAAATTCACGGCAAGTAAAAGATTGGCACGCCGAATTTCGGGTGACTGTCACGCAGCCAAAAATGAAATTAAATGTTCCCTTAGAAAAGCAATATCCAGAATTGCCTAATGGCTGCGAGGTGACTTCCCTGTCAATGCTGCTTGATTACTACCGGATGTCACCCGGAAAAATGACATTGGCACAAAAAATTGCCCATGTCTCTTCTTTTACTGACAATGGGCAATATCGCGGCAATCCTCATCAAGGATTTGTCGGTTATATGAGCCAGGCAAATGCTGGCTGGTGTGTCTACCACGAACCGCTTTTTGCCGTCGCACGAAATTACACGAACCGAATTCAAGATGCCAGTGGGACTGACTTCATCCGGCTGCTGTACCTGGTTTCCAAGGGACATCCGGTCATGATCATCACCAACACGACTTTTGCACCCGTGAACAACCTGCAGACCTGGAACACAGCTCAAGGTCCCGTTAAAGTCACACCCTCCTCGCACGCCTGTGTGCTCACCGGCTATAACCATCAAACCGGTACGGTCTATGTTAACGACCCCTTTGGTAAGAAAAATAAGCCACTATCGTGGCAAAAGCTGGAAGCTAGCTACAATCAGCGCGGCAAACAAGCACTGTATATTAAATAA
- a CDS encoding Y-family DNA polymerase, with protein sequence MYDYRYEPHRLIFMIDNKSFFASCEAIRLGLNPMKVILAVVSRQPHSSWGSGLIMAASPLAKKKYGLTNVMRARDLPSKEKAPDLLLVEPHMNLYIKRSMQVLQIFRKYAADEDIHVYSIDESMIDMTKSWHLFGDDPYLVARKIQQDIHDTIGLYTTCGIGENPLLAKLAMDLSAKHRRSMIAYWHYIDVPDTLWRIEQLDSVWSIGRRTAKHLHNLGINNMYQLAHSDPSLLKKEFGVIGEQLFALSWGVDRSIISQKFFPKMKSYGNSQILTKDYLNQREIEIVIREIGEQVAARIRAHRLQAGCVNLYVRFSEYRSYQRQGFSVHRKICPTADNEELVAELLALFRKNWHGEAVRALGVDYSSLVSAKEQQLTFFADPEQQIKRQNLTLTIDQIRQKYGFTHLVKASSLLKGATAIKRSNLVGGHSGGNAYE encoded by the coding sequence ATGTATGATTACCGCTATGAACCACATCGCTTGATTTTTATGATTGATAACAAGTCTTTTTTTGCTAGCTGTGAGGCAATCAGGTTGGGACTAAATCCGATGAAGGTAATTTTGGCAGTTGTCTCGCGGCAGCCGCACTCATCCTGGGGTTCGGGGCTGATTATGGCGGCTTCACCTTTGGCAAAGAAAAAATATGGCTTAACAAATGTGATGCGGGCACGTGATTTGCCGTCAAAAGAGAAGGCGCCGGATCTATTACTGGTTGAGCCGCATATGAATCTTTATATTAAGCGCAGCATGCAGGTCCTGCAGATCTTTCGTAAATATGCGGCAGATGAAGATATTCACGTCTATTCAATTGATGAGAGCATGATTGATATGACCAAGTCCTGGCATTTGTTTGGCGATGATCCGTACCTGGTTGCCCGCAAAATTCAGCAGGACATTCATGACACAATTGGTTTGTACACAACTTGCGGAATCGGCGAAAATCCGCTTTTAGCTAAACTAGCGATGGATTTGTCGGCTAAACATCGCAGGTCAATGATTGCCTATTGGCATTACATTGATGTTCCCGATACTCTTTGGCGGATTGAACAGCTTGACAGCGTTTGGAGCATCGGTAGGCGGACGGCAAAACATTTGCATAACCTAGGAATTAATAATATGTATCAACTGGCACATAGCGATCCTTCATTGCTAAAAAAAGAATTCGGCGTGATTGGCGAGCAGCTATTTGCCCTTAGCTGGGGAGTTGACCGCAGTATTATTAGTCAGAAATTTTTTCCCAAAATGAAAAGCTATGGCAACTCGCAGATCCTTACCAAGGATTATCTCAACCAGCGTGAGATTGAAATTGTTATTCGGGAAATTGGCGAACAAGTTGCGGCCAGAATTAGGGCACATCGCTTGCAGGCTGGCTGCGTCAACTTGTATGTCCGTTTTTCTGAATATCGCAGTTATCAGCGCCAAGGCTTTAGCGTTCACCGTAAAATCTGTCCGACCGCTGATAATGAGGAATTAGTTGCCGAATTATTGGCGCTTTTCCGCAAAAATTGGCATGGCGAAGCTGTGCGGGCGCTGGGTGTCGATTATAGCAGCCTGGTTTCGGCTAAGGAGCAGCAGCTGACGTTTTTTGCCGATCCGGAGCAGCAAATTAAACGTCAAAATCTGACGCTGACGATTGACCAGATTCGACAAAAATATGGCTTTACTCACTTGGTAAAGGCTTCAAGTCTGTTAAAAGGAGCAACGGCAATTAAGCGCAGTAATTTGGTTGGCGGGCATAGCGGTGGCAATGCCTATGAATGA
- a CDS encoding CPBP family intramembrane glutamic endopeptidase encodes MNTPESREGNLIRYAAYVIGYLMAAGVVKLVTMKSPVRIWDLILFTLISVMVLLFYIYRFNREQRFFETNPNISWLKNFGLIIGLTLVVTVLRISVSFMQSCGKLGFYDFQIGYLQHESRSLYWFLFVALGVVLPVLQIFLSTGFLFNYAFRKNTAFVALLGIITSGILFSVLNWQSSIPLLLINAVFGALFAWSYLYTQTLWMPLYLAVVNGIVLIIMM; translated from the coding sequence GTGAATACGCCAGAATCAAGAGAAGGCAACTTGATTCGCTACGCTGCATACGTCATCGGTTATTTGATGGCTGCCGGTGTAGTGAAATTAGTTACCATGAAATCACCAGTGCGAATATGGGATTTAATTTTATTTACATTAATTTCGGTAATGGTGTTGCTGTTCTATATTTACCGTTTTAACCGAGAGCAGCGGTTTTTTGAAACAAATCCTAATATAAGTTGGCTGAAAAATTTTGGCTTGATTATTGGCTTAACTCTTGTGGTGACGGTACTAAGAATTAGTGTTTCTTTTATGCAGTCCTGCGGCAAACTCGGTTTTTATGACTTTCAGATTGGATATTTGCAGCACGAATCAAGATCCCTGTACTGGTTTTTGTTTGTTGCCTTGGGAGTTGTTCTGCCTGTGTTACAGATCTTTTTGTCAACCGGCTTTCTTTTTAACTACGCGTTTAGAAAAAACACGGCTTTTGTTGCTCTACTGGGAATTATCACGTCGGGAATTCTGTTCAGCGTCCTTAACTGGCAGTCCTCAATTCCTTTGCTACTGATTAATGCAGTCTTTGGTGCCTTGTTTGCGTGGTCTTATTTGTACACGCAGACCCTGTGGATGCCGCTGTATTTAGCCGTGGTTAACGGGATTGTTCTGATAATTATGATGTGA